The stretch of DNA CGGGGTGGCGATTCCGCACGCGAAGCACGAATCGGTTCGCGGCGTGGTGGGCCTGGTGGCGCGGAGCGCGGGGGGCGTGGAGTTTTCGGCGCTGGACAGCCGGCCGGTGCACTTGCTCTTTCTCTTGGTGTCGCATCCGGATAGGCCGGAGGACCACCTGAAGGCGATGGAACACGTTTTCCGGAGCATCAAGAACGACAACTTGCGCCGCTTCCTGTTGCGGGCCTCCAGCCGGGAGGAGATCATCGACCTGTTGCGGGAGGCGGACGAGGAGTTGGGTTGAAGAACGGGCGTGCATCTTTGGCGCCGGCGAGCGAGATGAACACGTGCCGACAAGAGATATCGAGATCACGAACGCGACGGGTCTTCACGCGCGGCCGGCGGCGAAATTTGTGGAGATCGCCAGCCGATTTCGCAGCCAGGTCGCCGTCCATAAAAACGACCAGATGGTGAACGGCAAGAGCGTGTGGGACATGCTGACGCTCGACGCCGCCGCCGGCACCATTCTTCGCCTGGAAGTCGAAGGCGACGACGCGGAGGAGTGTCTGACCCGGTTGACAGAACTGCTTCGGGACCCGGACAACGAGCAGGCCGACTCCTGAAACGGCCGAGCGAACCCGATGGAAATACGCAAAGGCATTCCCGTCTCGCCGGGTCTGGCGATCGCGCCGGCGATCGTTCTGGACAGCGAGCAATTCCGGATTCCCCGCCGCAGCATCGCGGCGGAGGAGGTCGAGACGGAACTGGCGCGATTCCGCCAGGCGGTGGAGAGGGCGCAGGGCGAGATCCGCGAGTTGAAAGAGCGCGTGGCCCGCGACGTGGGCGAAGAACTGGGCGCGATCTTCGACGTCCAGGACGCGCTCATGACGGACAAGCGCCTCCACGAGGAAGTCCACGAACTGGTCGAGCGCGAGCACTACGCCGCCGAGTACGCCGTCTCCACCGTCCTGAAGGCCTACGCCCGCAAGTTCCTCAAACTGCCGAACCGCTACATGGCCGAACGCGTCGCCGACGTTTACGACATCGAGAAGCGGCTGCTGAGGCACCTGATCGGGGCGAAGCGCGAGACGCTGGGGCGCCTGACGGAGCCCGTCATCGTCATTGCGCACGACCTGACGCCGAGCCAGACCGCCAGCCTCGATCGCTAGAAGATCCTGGCCTTCGCGACCGACGGCGGCGGGCGCACGAGCCACACAACCATCGTCGCCCGGGCGATGAGCATCCCGGCCGTGGTGGGCCTGCAGACGATCACGGCCGACGTGTCGGGCGGCGACATGGTGGTGGTGGACGGCAACCGGGGCCTGGTGATCATCAACCCGGACGAGGAAACCATCTCACGGTTCCACGAGACGGAGCGGCGATTCCGCCGCATGGAGGAATCGCTGGGGAACCTGAAGGACCTCCCCGCGGTGACGCAGGACGGCCACGAGGTTGCGCTGTGGGGCAACATCGAGTTCCCGCACGACGTCGAGATGTGCCTGGCCCGGGGGGCGAGCGGCATCGGCCTGTACCGCACGGAGTTCCTTTACCTGGACCGCGAGGACGACCCGACCGAGGAAGACCATTACCAGGCTTACGCCGAGGCCATCGAGGCGCTGGACGGCCGGCCGATCACCATCCGCACCTGCGACCTCGGGGCCGACAAGTTCACCCACCTCTCCGGCGAGTACGACGAGCGGAACCCGTTCCTGGGGTTTCGGAGCATCCGGTTCAGCCTCCAGCACATCGGCCTGTTCCGGACGCAACTGCGGGCGATCTTGCGGGCCAGCGCCCTGGGGCCGACCCGCGTCATGTTCCCCCTGGTGACGAACCTGAAGGAACTGCGGCAGGCCAAGATGATCCTGGCCGACGTCCGCGAGGACCTCGAGGAGGAG from Planctomycetota bacterium encodes:
- a CDS encoding PTS sugar transporter subunit IIA, with the protein product GVAIPHAKHESVRGVVGLVARSAGGVEFSALDSRPVHLLFLLVSHPDRPEDHLKAMEHVFRSIKNDNLRRFLLRASSREEIIDLLREADEELG
- a CDS encoding HPr family phosphocarrier protein, which produces MPTRDIEITNATGLHARPAAKFVEIASRFRSQVAVHKNDQMVNGKSVWDMLTLDAAAGTILRLEVEGDDAEECLTRLTELLRDPDNEQADS
- the ptsP gene encoding phosphoenolpyruvate--protein phosphotransferase codes for the protein MAFATDGGGRTSHTTIVARAMSIPAVVGLQTITADVSGGDMVVVDGNRGLVIINPDEETISRFHETERRFRRMEESLGNLKDLPAVTQDGHEVALWGNIEFPHDVEMCLARGASGIGLYRTEFLYLDREDDPTEEDHYQAYAEAIEALDGRPITIRTCDLGADKFTHLSGEYDERNPFLGFRSIRFSLQHIGLFRTQLRAILRASALGPTRVMFPLVTNLKELRQAKMILADVREDLEEEAIPFDRDLAIGIMVEVPSAALMARNFARECDFFSIGTNDLVQYTLAVDRSNERVAGLYTAGHPAVLRLIREVVQAACDADIQVAVCGEMAGEPMYTVLLIGLGVHALSVSPATLLEVKKVIRSVTMDQAREVTDKIFSFDSDREVDAYLSELTRRLLPEMAV